A region of the Mangifera indica cultivar Alphonso chromosome 10, CATAS_Mindica_2.1, whole genome shotgun sequence genome:
ATGGAAAGGAGAAGACTATGGAAGGAAATTGAAAGGCTCTCCAATGGGATGGGGAACAAACCGTGGCTAATAATGGGGGActttaatgcaattaggggtCCAAGTGAGAAAATTGGAGGAGTgtcatggggagatacttataGTGATGACCTAAATAAGTGTTGTGAGGAAGCAAATCTAGATGATCTTCGGTACATGGGAAACCaactcacttggagtaattgtagtgagggacataggaggatagcatgcaagTTGGATAGAGCCCTTGTAAATGAACAATGGAAAGATGTTTTTGAGGAATCCTTTGCCATGTTTCTCAATCATTCTATCTCTGACCATTCCCCATGCATTGTGACTTGTGGAGGTGGTGTAAGGAGGAGGAGGGTCCCTTTCAAGTTCTATAACATGTGGGCAACACATGAAAATTTCCTTAATATTGTGAGGGAGTCTTGGCAAGAGGAAGTAGACGGCAGCCCTATGTATAAGCTCATCAGCAAGctcaagagattaaaaaagGTTCTTAGGAGGCTAAATAAGGAGgggttttggagaatttcagagaaggtggaagaagcaaaaggaaGGTTGGAGGATGTTCAACATAGACTTCAAAGCAGCCCACTAAGTGAAGatttagctaaggaagaaaaggtttggTTGGAGAACTACAAAAATCTaagtgaagctgaagaatctttAGCTCGCCAAAAAGCTAaagttcattggcttcaagaaggagatcaatattccaaatttttcttcaaatgtatcaaaGCCCGTAGGAGTAGGAACTCAATCAATGGGGTGTGCCTAGATGATGGAACCTTTGTTAGTAATATGGAGGATGTTAAAGAGGAGTTTGTGAGCTATTTCAAAAAGGTCCTTAACTCCACGGTTTCATGCAATTCCAATGTagaggaaattcaaaggctgctTAAGTTTCAAATAGAgattcaagagaaagaaaacatgatcaaggaagtgggggaagaggaaatcaaatccattatcTTTACCATGGACAACAACAAAGCTCCGGGTCCGGATGGTTATGGAGCCTTCTTCTTTAAAGCCACTTGGGAGATTGTGGGGAATGATGTGATCAAGGCAGTCCAGCATTTTTTCTCTTCAGGCCATCTTCTCAaggaggtaaattgcactattttagctcttgtccctaaggttgctaacGCTTCAAGGTGTATGGAGTATAGGCCGATAGCTTGCTGCAATATAATCTACAAGTGCATTTCAAAGATCCTTGCAAATCGTCTCAAAACCATACTTCCGagtttcattgataaagcccaaggagcaTTTGTGGGAGGAAGGTGCATTGGAGAGAATAttatgttgtgtcaagacctaaTGCATAATTACCATAGAAtgagcaaagacaagaagtgtgcCATGAAGATCGATTTATTGAAGGCATATGATACGGTTCATTGGGATTTCATCCTTGCtattcttgaagcaattggtTTTCATGGAAAATTCATTGGATGGATTAGGAGCTGCATCTCAACCCCCTCGTTCTCTttgggaataaatggtgaattggtgggatttttcaagagttctcatgggcttagacaaggggaccctttatccccttacctttttgtcatggcaatggagaCCCTCTCACGGATGCTTGGAGAACTCAAGAACATtccttcttttggccatcattggaaatgtaagaaaaacaacataactcatttgtgctttgccgatgaccttattttgttttgtagggcagatgtTGAATCACTTACTCTCATGAAAAGATCCTTAAatctttttcatgaatggtccggtctccaaatgaattgcaacaaaagcaatatATACATCTCCGGATTaccccaagaggagaagatcaaGCTTGCGGACTCTATCAATGCGGAGGTGGGAGTAatgcctttcaagtatctaggaGTTCCAATAACTTCCTCAAAGCTTAAAAGAAGTGATTGCAAGATGCTCATTGATAAGATTGTGGGGAGAATTTATTCGTGGCGGAACAAGTCCTTATCTTATGCGGGGAGATTGTTACTTATCAAGGCTGTCCTATtcagcattcaagtgtattggtcttccatatttattcttccttcaaATGTGCATAAGGAAATAGATGGAATTTTGAGGGATTTTCTTTGGAATGGTGCTGCCATGGATGGAAGaaaggcaaaagttgcttgggaagAGGTATGTGTGCCTAAAGAGGAGGGAGGTCTTGGCATAATGAGGTGCAAAGTGTGGAACAAGGCTGCCATAAcaaagaatatgtggaagattctCCTTGATAAGGGGAACTCACtatgggtggaatggattaaggcaaacaagcttagaggaaaaagtttttgggagatcAAACCGAATAGTGAGAgctcatgggtttggaggaaaattttaaatcttagggaacaaatgaaaaccATGTTCAAGAAAGTCAtcggcaatggggaaaacacctttctttggcttgataattggcacccaTTTGGACCATTAATGGACAAGTTTGGTAACCGGATTATCTATGATTCCGGAATTCCTAAGCATGCTTTAGTTAAAGAAGTCATTGACgagcatgggtggaaatggccagtAGCAAATTCTTGCCACCTCATGGAGATAAAGGgagctctcccttgctgcccaatgggaggGGAGGATACTCTAACATGGGCCCCTAATACTAATGGCAAGTTCACAATCAAATCGGCATGGGAGATTATGAGGAGTAGGAAGGACAAGGTTAGTTGGCACAacattgtatggtttaaaaggcatttcctaagacattcattcattgtatggttgggtattagaggtaAACTAATGACAAGAGATAGGTTAGCAAGAATTGGCCTTATTTCCCACAATGTATGCCCATTATGCAATGTGGATACGGAAAGCATGGACCATCTATTTTTTAGGTGTGTCTTcagctcccaaatctggaatggacTGCTCaatctttgccatcaacaaaTCATGTATAGCTCATGGACTTCATTGATCCCGGAATTagcaaacaaatggaaggaaaatagcttcaagaatattgTGAGTAAGCTATGCTTTGGGGCAGCCGTGTACTACATatggaaggctaggaatgacaCTTGCTTTGGAAGAGCCGGATTACCAAGGGAGAGAGTCCGTATGCTTATTCAAGAAGGTGTTAGAGTTAGAGCTTCATGCTTGAGAAAGGTTACCAAGtctagagaaaatatgattcttgcaaacaattgggatatTCCTCATACAATTTTTGAATAGATGTGGTGGTGTTGGCTTGTTTTATGTTTTGGTATTGAGTTGTAAGATCATGCTATGCGTTTTGTAGCAAATGGATGGTAAGTAGGTGTTTCGGCATAACCAAGGGACTTGTCTTTGGTATGCTTGTGAGTTGTGttgttttgtgtttgtgttgTATCGTTGGTTTTCTTTGTTCCTTTGGTTGAATGGTTTGAGCCTTAGGTTGtctcggcataacctaggggcttgtccaaggtatgcttgtgtttaagcttaatctaggggttttGTCCTAGATAGGCATTTGTATatctttctttggtataaaattaacattacttaccaaaaaaaaaagaagaggtcaaaggagaacttaaggacATTAAGGACCAactgaatcaaatgatgcaaatgatgagatacttgaccctcactcaaagtcgggcacccttatcacagccccaaacttcaacaaaaagccaaataccccctcctccacctcacccaacctaactacatcaaccaagaagacatattagaccttcccctcctcctcctagacatcatagggaggaattgatgcttcatgattattcaagtggggaagaacaagagaggccacctaggagagaaaaggatgatgataggggtttaaggattgaaattctggaattcgaAAGGAgtatgagtccggatgattttgtca
Encoded here:
- the LOC123226747 gene encoding uncharacterized protein LOC123226747, which codes for MAVLETKVGNDSLSRVNGNIWKEWENANNNDSHPNGRIWVGWNKDTISFNVIEKNPQFIHGEAWLVEENSLIALTIVYGYNQPMERRRLWKEIERLSNGMGNKPWLIMGDFNAIRGPSEKIGGVSWGDTYSDDLNKCCEEANLDDLRYMGNQLTWSNCSEGHRRIACKLDRALVNEQWKDVFEESFAMFLNHSISDHSPCIVTCGGGVRRRRVPFKFYNMWATHENFLNIVRESWQEEVDGSPMYKLISKLKRLKKVLRRLNKEGFWRISEKVEEAKGRLEDVQHRLQSSPLSEDLAKEEKVWLENYKNLSEAEESLARQKAKQLVFMENSLDGLGAASQPPRSLWE